The window AACTGTCAGGCTTACCAGACTCTTTAAAAACTCGAGAAAATTAAAGCTCATATGGTTACTCCCTGCTCTGCCAATCCCAATTTCAACTATGCGCAGGCGCAGAAATTGGCGTACAGATAAGATGTCAAAATCATCAGCGTATTACCTGTTTCGTCTTGGCAAAAGGTGAAATACAGTAAAAAAGATAGAGTCTGGTTCAAACTCTATCTCTTAACGTACCGAACAATGCCGTTTATGTTAAACCCACTCGAGAGCGCCCCGATTCCAGGCGTAGGCCAGACCATCGGCTAATAGGAAGATAAACAACACTGCGGCCATAACGCCAAACAATGTTAGTCGGTCATAAGCCACCGCAATGGGGAAAAGGAAGACAGCTTCAACGTCAAAAATGACAAATACCAGGGCATAAATGTAATACTGAACCTTAAATTGCACCCAAGAACTACCCACCGTCTCAATACCACATTCGTAGGTTTGTTGTTTGATGGGGTTTGGCTTTTTCGGGCCGAGTAGATGGTTCAGAATGACAGGAGCCGCCGGGAAAATGGGTGACAATATGAAAAACCATGCGACAAATTGCCAATCTTGCGACACTAAACGTCCTCCTGTTCCTTTGCAAAAATGAGTGTTTGTGAAATCTGTCCCATTTATAACACATGCAAAGAACATGGGCAAAAGTAGATTCGATTTTGCACAGCTTATTCTTGGCAAGCGCAACCCCTTTAATTTGTGATATGATTTGAGTATACTTTTTGGCACGAACCAATACCCCAAAGAGAGAGGCTCTTATGCTTGAAACCGATCTAGAAATACAACGGATACTGGCGGTAGATGACAACACGTTTACACTGCGCATTGTGCAACACACTTTGGAGCAAGCAGGTTTCCAGGTAACAACGGCCGTTTCTGGCAAAGACGCCCTCAAAGTGATCAACCGGCATGGTATCCCGCACCTGGCAATTGTGGATTTGCACATGCCGGTGATGAGTGGGTTTGAGTTTTGCCACGCCGTGCGTGAATTTAGTGACATGCCCATTATTATGTTGACGGCCGTGAACAGCGAAGACACCATCATTCAGGGTATTGAACAATACGCCGAAGATTACATCATCAAACCGTTTAACCCCAATGAACTGGTTGCCCGCGTCAAGCGTGTTTTACGGCGCATGGGTGACTACACCTACACTCTGGATTCTACAACCCGCATTGACGAACGGCTTCTGATCAACTTTCCCAACCGCGAAGCCCTGGTGGAAGGAGAAACAGTCTCCCTGACACCCACCGAAACCAAATTGCTCTACATTCTGGTCCGCAATGCCGGCCGTATTGTCACCACCGAGTTTCTGCTGAACCGTATCTGGCCCCTCCAAGACGCCCAGGAAGACCGCCTGCACGTCCACGTCCACCGCTTGAGACGAAAGATCGAAGTCAATCCCAACGAACCCAGTTACATTGTGGCCGAGCGTGGCGTTGGCTATCGCTTTAACGCCATTCTGGAATCTAAGCCCAGCGGTTTAGCCAATGCGGCGCTTGATTAGGCGGCGAACGACAAAACGGCCGTATACGCGGCAGCATACGGCCGCGAACCCCCAACCAACCAACCCATTACCAATGCCAACACAAAGGTGGGCACGGCGCACACCCTGTCTGACGCGCCACACCAAAGGACGCTCGTGTCTAAACGAACAAATGAGCAATGGCTGCATGATCTAACCACCCATGGCCCGCCCTATGAAACGGCCATCGGTGATTTACAACACCTTCTGCTCTCTGGTTTACAACATGGCCTGCTCAATCAGGTAAATACATCTGCGCCTGAGTTTGCCACTCAGGCGGAAGATTTCGTGCAAGAAGCCCTGCTCAAAATTTTGGCTAATCTGAACAGCTTCGCCGGCCGCAGCCAGTTCACCACCTGGGCGCACAAAATTGCCATCTCGGTTGCTCTGACAGAACTGCGGCGCAAACGATGGCAAGACAGTTCGCTGGATGGCCTGACTGACACAGAAAGTGGAAACTACACCCCTAGATTGATGGCCGACCCATCGCCACAGCCAGAAAGCGCCACCGAACGGGCCGAAATGATGACCCTGGTGAACCGCCTGATTGCC of the Candidatus Leptovillus gracilis genome contains:
- a CDS encoding sigma-70 family RNA polymerase sigma factor, which codes for MSKRTNEQWLHDLTTHGPPYETAIGDLQHLLLSGLQHGLLNQVNTSAPEFATQAEDFVQEALLKILANLNSFAGRSQFTTWAHKIAISVALTELRRKRWQDSSLDGLTDTESGNYTPRLMADPSPQPESATERAEMMTLVNRLIAEELTEKQREVMETAVIKGLSTPEVARQMSMKPNAVYKMLHDARLRLKQRLAEEGLTPEEVIALFE
- a CDS encoding response regulator transcription factor — protein: MLETDLEIQRILAVDDNTFTLRIVQHTLEQAGFQVTTAVSGKDALKVINRHGIPHLAIVDLHMPVMSGFEFCHAVREFSDMPIIMLTAVNSEDTIIQGIEQYAEDYIIKPFNPNELVARVKRVLRRMGDYTYTLDSTTRIDERLLINFPNREALVEGETVSLTPTETKLLYILVRNAGRIVTTEFLLNRIWPLQDAQEDRLHVHVHRLRRKIEVNPNEPSYIVAERGVGYRFNAILESKPSGLANAALD
- a CDS encoding NADH-quinone oxidoreductase subunit A; this encodes MFFACVINGTDFTNTHFCKGTGGRLVSQDWQFVAWFFILSPIFPAAPVILNHLLGPKKPNPIKQQTYECGIETVGSSWVQFKVQYYIYALVFVIFDVEAVFLFPIAVAYDRLTLFGVMAAVLFIFLLADGLAYAWNRGALEWV